Within the Amaranthus tricolor cultivar Red isolate AtriRed21 chromosome 15, ASM2621246v1, whole genome shotgun sequence genome, the region aaccttaCCATcgattaaaaaatgactaacaacttaatctgatactgactcgatcaatagtaattagtaattcgtaatTCGTAGCccaattctacttgaaaaatacccgaacccgatctgcattcagtaaaaccgaaccaattattaaccaatgacaacccgagaccaattgaaactcgacacgaacttcaaccgacaccgaactaatgctaacccgatagctcgaataatcAATCTTCAACCGaatcgtgactaaccgacccgatcCGAGTATGACCGTCGCAACACGCATCTGAAATATAACCGATCCAaaatacaaccgaatcgaatgacatccgtccgaaaccgacccgattacctgaatgaacacctctaaatacacatgatataaaaaattcttaatttaattCCTATCCTCTTTTTCCCCTTtctttcaaattgattaaaaaaaataaaacaaaacccTCCTCTCTTCTTCCTCACACGTACCAACCcaaaaagaaatagaaattCACCATCTTCCTTAAGCCATTTGAATCAACTATGCCCTCACCATCACTGTTTCAAGTAAGACCAAACCCACTTAATTTCCTCTTCTTTTCGACTTTCATTCTCTGAAATTAAGGATTGAAAACACTTCCTCCTCCTAACATCCAAAATTAGGGCAATCAAGTTCTCACATGATTCATGGCAAGCTCTCCTCTCATAACGCCATTTTCGAATAAGCTTAGGCACTCCATGAATGTTCTTTTCTCCTTGATTGATTATTGGTGTAAACAAAATTAAGGTTTGAATCTCTCAATCTCTATGTGTTATTTTACTCATATTCTCTCATTCTTTGATGCTCCTCTCAAGAACTGAACCCTAgttgattgttttttttaagtacTATTATCATATTGTAGGATTTTTTTTCCATTGTAATAGAAATCAGCAAAGGAGCAGCCGGAACCCTTCCCAAACCCCTGTTCTGCCGAAATAGGGGAAAACAACTGAAAATTTTGTTCTGTGCGTTTAAGCATCGAAATCCAAGTCAAACATCAATTGTCGAAATCTGTTTTTTGGTAACTTCTTTGCTGCCGTCAATCAGAAGGTGAATTCATCTtgattcccttttctttttccttaatACTTATGTTCTCATTCATATTAGGTTAAGCTTCTTTGGCATATATCCACTTGTATAATCTTGTGTTAGACCCTAAATGTTGTTGAATCTTGAAATTTATATAAGTTAATTAGATGAGTTTTGTTGATTGAGATTAGTAGCTGGATATGTAATATTGAGTTGTTGAATTACTGTTAGAAATTAGGAGTTTATGGCAAATAATCGAATAAATTGATGCTCTTAGGTGAAATACTAGATACTTGTGAACTTAAGGATTGTAGAGAGAATACTTGTGtttataatatgtaaaattGGACAACCTAGGATATAATGGAAATATGATGATTGTTGGAATGAATTCGTAGAATCTTGATGGTTTATACGTAGTTGTGAGGATTGAGATTTGAATgttattattgataaatatgGGTCAAACTGGTGATATGAACCTAATTGTAGAATTGTAATTGTAGTAAGAGCTAATTCTAACAAGTAAATTTGAGTAGCTTAGTGATCTTGGATGTGTAGTAGTccttttgaatattttgatggACTAAAATGGTTATATTTGTTAGTTAGATGTATAAAGAAGATAATGAGTATTGAGAATCCTCTAGGAGAATGTAAACAAccttagatttttttaattgcttAAGAATGACCTCATGGCATGAGTTGTTGGAATATTAAGAATAAAGTCTTAGTTAAGGTGCGGTGActaggaggagatgcaatgagttAAATAAACCTAGatagtagtatcgaacgctttgttgtgatgtttgttatgctccagAAGACGACATCATCGAGGAGCCTTTCTAGTGATCGCGGAGAAACAAACTTAGCTCCTTGAAGCATCTTTGGTAAGTaatagcagtcccttaaagggtctggccagactactgttttgaaaatgttttctttatcaaattgtttttgaattgatgattattgatgatgaattgcttatgaatgattatgttgATAAtaatatggtcaatggatcgggctcacGAGCTGGGAAAACCTCCTTTACTCCCtattttgaggtgaattgtcaATCAAATATGGACTAGCCTCACTCGAAAGTggcatagccttagagctatggatgttcctctcaactagactccctgtgcgcatatagatctaggaaactgatgttgcttttaaacctatgttttgaattactgtgttttgttgttgtggattgttacttctcattttGTTCAATCTGACCTCTTGttgtttccattttttttaGATTGTTTACAGATCAAAACCAGACGGGAATGATGGGGAAGCAGAGGTGATTAGAGTATATGGTGAAGATACTTTAGATTTGAGTATGTACACTAGTCGTAGTGTCTGTGTTGGGCTGTAGTCAATATGTAGTGGATTTAATTATGTTAACCGTATCGGACTTTATGGTTAGTTGTATAAATATGTTGGACTATGGTTTAGATGTTTTGATTTAAAATAGTCATTACAGTTGTATTTTAGACCTCGTGACCCTTTATATGAGTTATGAATCGAGATTTGAGTTCTTTGGGTTAGTAAACCCCTTGATGACCTGTCTTGTTTAGTCAACCactaagtcgggttgttacagtatTTCTAGAGATTGGATGCCTAAGACTAGACACCCACAGAGATCTAAAAAGGGGGAAACAAAAAACTTTTGGTGATACATGATCTCAAACCAGCCGATTCGAAAGTTAACCTATGACCTACTAGGCTAGTGAAATCAGGCGCTGCAGGGTTTAATCCAATAAAAATTTGCTCGGATCCTTCATAATTGAATTTGAAGCAACATTTTTAGCACACTTTTTGAAACTTATTCTAAGTAGGGGAATGGATGGGAAAGGTATCTAAACCAGCTAAAAGCTGAAAATTTACCATACATTTTTGAAACTTAATCCAAGTACTGAATCAGATAAACAAAAGGTAATCTTCTATTTATCGTAAATATTTAAGGAtagtaaataaaaatgaaaatatgaaaacaaagttagttagatagaagtagagctgttcaaatgtgatccgacccgaaaatccaaATCGAAATCGAAAGTTAATCGACcgaaaaatatgtttcttttttaggtttatggAACCGACGTTATTCGAACCGAAGTTGCGCACGAATCAATTTACGACCGAAAATCGTAAAATCAAACCCGAACTGTGACCAATTTTTATAACCGTTAAccaagattacccgaacctaatagtgatcGACTCGAGTCATACCCGACCCGTATCATGCTCAAAAACCAAACTTGATCCAgttaaaaccgacttaacccgaacggaTATTTAATCGAAATGCCGTAAatctgaaccaatttttaacatagaggaatgatcgactcatattcaatcatcttattagttaataatataataaagtaatagaaattttaataaattatattttatacatacatggtttatatatttagagttaataatcaatggtcaatgtttatttaactatttttaatcaatttagatgaaaaactttaattttaatttacagtcaaacaagtaaaagtaacaaagtaataattactaactaatttgcattttaactattttgccttaactaaggggaattttatcatcaattaaaaaatgtctaactacttaatctgatattgactcgatctatagtaattagtaattcgtagctgaattctactggaaaataatCCCCGAACCCAATCTGTACCCCGTAAAACCGaatcaattattaaccgatgattGTCCGCgaccgattgactactcgacacgaacttcaaccgacaccgaaccgatgctaacccgataactcaaataactgatcttcaaccgaaccgtgactaatcgACCTGACCCAATGTGACCTGCCATAACACGCATCTGAAAAATAACTGATCCGAAATACAATtaaaccgaatgacacccgtccgaaaccaaCCCTATcatccgaatgaacacctctagataGAAGATTAGAtgaatttgattgttagagagGTAGAAAAATTAGttagaaagtaataaaaatgaataaaataacaattgcTTACCTCATTTTGGAGTATTAATTTATCCAAGGGGTGGGGAAAATACTTTCCTCCAAATGAGAAAAATCATCcttcttttttattcatcttttttagtTTAACTACATTCTACCTCTTTCATAATATTTCAATTactttgtttgacttttacCTACTTCTATTCTATtagtttgtctttttttttttatcctcaTAAAACTACATAAAATTGAGCCTTACAGAGTCACAAGAGCTTTCAATGATCCACAAAGTAGTAAAAAATGGGGAGCTCAAGTAAAATACACCCAATTGGAACTTTAAATTGACGTCATTCACGTAAACACAGCTACACAGAACCAACAGAAGTTTTTACTATATTGGCCGCAAAATTATCACTTCCGCATGTCTCAATTGAGTGTATCATATTCAACAAAGATATCAGGATAAATGAAGGAAAATTGTGATAGAAATCTAAGAGAAGGATTCAGCTACTGGAAgcaaaattcaaaacaaaacctTGCGACAGACAAAAATGTGAGAAGTATCGAATTTATTCCTTGGGTAAACTATGCCTCGTCTTCATTCTCCACTAGTATCCTCTTGCATGCTTCGTAGCACATGAATGAAATCCCAGCAGCCGGTACCAACTTCACACAACTAGGTCCTAGACCTCTATATAGCCCTTGTACTCCTTCCTGCTCGAGGATACTTGCCAAAGCGTGTAACACGTTTTTGTATACCTGTCTACCGCTGACAGCGCCCACTTGCATATGCTTCCGAGCCACCTCAAGAGGAAAGGTTGCAGTGCTGGAGATGGCACCTGCTAAAGAGCCAATCAGAAGGGTTTCAATATTTCCGATTCTCTCTTGCTTGAAGAGTTTTCGGTATGCTTTTCGCAGCGTGTCGTACGCACAATAGTTGGTTGCAGCATATGGAATCACTCCAATCAAGCTCGGGGCAAGTCCTCTGTATAGCTCAGATGCACCTTCCTCACGTATTATTTTCACAAAAGCATCGACTATACCATTATAGACGTCCCTCTAAATTTTTTACAAAAGATGATATCAGTCAACATTATGAGTCACAGAAGTATGATATCTACAAGTGAGTGGATAAAATGGCAGAATTACCTGTATGGTTAATCGGGTTTTTACCAATTCAAGAGGGTATGTCAAAATGGTAGAGGAAACCCCTGCACATGCCCCAGCAATGAGAGAAGCGGGGACAGGAACTTTAGATTGTTCTCCCGGCTTTGATGACAAGAACTTGTTGACTGTATCATACGCTAACAGCTGCAAAGACAATGAAAGAAAAAATGTGCATCATAATCATAAAGCATCGATTGATTGATTTTGCAATATTCTACCGAGAAGAAAACATCTTGGTAGAGTATGCAACACATCGACAGAAGCCAAAATTAGCATCGATCCCTAACAGTCCAGGCCTTCCAGTACAAAAGGGTTCAAAGAATCAATTTCAATGTTGGGGTATGTTGATTCTGACATACAGTTGTGACAATACTGTCATTTTGGTCTATATCTTCTAGTATCCTTAGATgcttaaaattaaagaaaatttgaacTGGTCATTGCAGATGATTTACTTACTacattataaagaaaatctcTTCAAAGAAGGATGATCACAACTAACATCTATAGTTTTGTGCTTAGAAGGGGAGGGGGACCGGCTGCGTTGTTGTATTTAAAAGGGGAGGGGGACCGGGGGAGAGAGAGATAGAAGCTCAAGCACCATGATAGACTCACTTCAATTAAGTTGATAACTACAGCAACACTATTATCAACCACATATGTGAATATAAAGGCACATCAATTCTTGTCTCATGCCAATTTGTTAGAATAAAATGCAATCCAATTCATGAGGAATCCGTAGCGCTAATAAACATTTGTAGCGCATATAATCATCGTTCGAAAGTTCAACTGTTCCAATTGTATTAGAAACCATTCACCACAAAACATTTGTACAACTCAAGTCAACAGTTGGCTGCTAAATGGGCAAACACTATTTATGTGAAAATATGGATATTTATGTAAGCAAAAACATATGCtattatccaaacaaaggtTTGAAGCTAGCTATAACTGTCTCACATAGATCAAGGATAGCAATGCCCTTGACAAATATACTCTATTAATGATCCATGTCAATGACCCCACAATGAGGATGGACATCTATTTTTCAAAGCATAAGATGCATATTAGGACCAGGGAACACCAAAACAGGTAAAACCTACTAAAAAATTGATCCCTTATAACTTCACTTACGGCCTGTTTGGTAGGTCGTATTAAacgtggtaatgagaatgaaaactagtgtaattttagttgaaaaatctcttggctaccttcatgtccatgcttgtccaacttcaaccatctcattttcttcataaaattcattccaataccATTGTTGGGAAAGGTGGTATTAACCGGTAacgaaatttgtaaacaaaagacttttttgtgattaaagtttATTCACTATGAGAATGACTTGGAactttaaatgaaattttacgcaataaatcatttccattccAACATTTATTACCACTAACCAAATGGGCCGTAATAGTAGTAAAGCCAAAAGAAAACACTTGTATTTTGCAAACAGGAAACACCCAATACCCAAAACAAGGAAAAACAACATACAGCCTACATTTAGCATTTCAACTTATAAAATAAAGcacaaattaaaatcacaaaaaagaATCAATAAATCAAGGGAAAAGATTTATATACCTCAACAGCTTTACTAGGAGCCACCCTAAtaacattaatcaaatttccCCTAAACAATCCAGTCCATCCATCAGTCTTCATAATGTCCTGAAACACTTCTGTAGTTGAATGTCCGCTACTTCCAACCATCAAATGAGTCCTAATTGTTTCCAATGGTGCTACAGCCGTCCTCGAAACCGCCCCGGCTATGGCACCACTAACCAACCTCCTTAATGAAGGATTAGCAACCTTAATCTTCAACTTAAACTTACCCTTCTTCTTCTTAGTCTTCTCCTCTTCCACAGTTTCAGGAAGCCCAAAAATTTTGGAACCTTCAGGGCAAGAAACATACTTTACATACAAATCCATGTATGGAAGCTTAAATCCTCCATCATTGTCCTTTGAATTCGTAGGATTTGGTGATACTCCACTACCAAAACCAACACCTCCCATTTGTCCAATGCTTGCAAATAAACCACCAGTAGGTTGTAAAGATTGGTAACTTTCTTCTGGGATACTCCATTGAAGCCCTAAATTGCAATTAGTCAAAAACCCTTTTTCTTTACCATTAGAAATTTGTATCCTGTCCCAACCCATGAATAAAAATACTCAAATTAGACCAAAAATCCCCAAAAGAATCCTGCTAGGGCTTTAAACTTCACAACATTAAAAAGCTATTGAATAAGAGTAAATGACGGATGATTAAAAATGGgtattattaaaaattgtatCCTTCGAGAAAATATCACAAGAAAAggtgaagaattaagaaaaaggaGGGCAAAAAATTGATGATATTAGGAAAAAAGGGTTTAATTTTACAATAAAGATAACATTTAGAAAGATAAAAATATGCAAAAATAGGATTGGTAAAACTATGGGAGTGGAGAAGCAGAGAAGAGGAATTGGCTGCTTCTCCTCCTTGGGCTTAAAGAGAGAGATGGAAAGGGGGGCGGTTGATTTAGGATGTTTAGTTGTTGCAATTTTATATGGAAGTACTGCCCCCTTGAACCTTACTCTTATGTCATCCAATTagctctatttttattttatgttatttatacataaatttaaaatagtagttatatttgatttttaacgtAAATAATTTTATGTATTCCCTTTTATTTatcacaattattttatttgctttttatatattatttatttctttattttaatttatattttattattaatttataagttaaaacatagtcaagtgaatagagtgcataaagcaaatgGAATACCTATAGTGAATATGAgggattattattttaattatttatatattgaactatatgtatctaaaattataaaaaataaacatttaaaatataagATTAGACGATGcaaacaagatcttacttgactatactttttcttataaaaagtcgtaatatataaaataagcttgaatgatgaatagtgttaataatataatcataatatagCGATATTTCAATAGGAAAGAAgtaaaattttacatattataaaATATCACATTATTTCTAGTTATTTTAGAAatctaaatcaaatcaaaaaagggaaaaaaattaGGACATAGAATATATTATAGATGTATATGAAATTGGGACATAGAGAATATTGTACTTTAGCCGTTTAGCCATTTATGAAAGGGTTGTTTGTTAGGCCCCGCTCGACCACCCTCTTTAACGAGTGGTTATGACTTGTGAGGAtgtgtttttaaaataaaattaaaatttaaacggATAATGTGATTAACAGGTGGCTAGTAGCATATgaaattagttattaattatacataattagaagTATATGAAATTAAATGCAttggataaaataaaatataaatatataacaattGTTCTAAATTGGAGAGAGTGTGaaatatatataacaatatTCATAGAAGGGGAGAGTAGTAGTAAGATTGTCTTCTactttattctttaattatccGAAAGTACATAATCAAGTAATTTGGTATAGTTATCTTATTCATTATTTTacgatattaatttttttataatttttaattatatacaaataacaataagaaaaagTCAAAATAACTAATCAAATGTATGATAATAAGAAGtctgattttaaaaaaatgttaatacTATAAGCTACAATTAGACTGGAAAAAATTGATCTGACCCGAAAGTTAATTTGAAAGACTGAAAGATTGGGTTGAAAACAAGAAATTTTGATCCGAACCCGAGAAATGACTGAACTCGAGGAATTTGTTAAAAACGGGTCTATTGGATCTTGGTCGGGTTCAACCCGTTAGATTATGCAGCTGTTAAAAAGGGGTAAAACCTCTCCATTGGGgcacataaacaaaaaaaactaatgtTTCTTAACTTAACATGTTTTTACTTATGTACtctaaatatttaaattgttgTATTATGTTTGAGTCATTTAGATATGTTTTTTGTAGTATGATacattttaaactttttgatgtttctttatgttgaattattattatttgatcatctaaaaattgtgttgtcaTTTTATGGTAATTTGATTAGGCGCAatagtaaataaataattttttctaaaaataaccCAATCGAAGTTGATTCGACCCAAAATCATACCGATCAACCGTCTTCCCAGATCTAGCAATAGTTTTAAAGATTAAAGGTGTATAAATTATAGTATACactctattatttttattttgctgataaaagtaaaaatttttttccataatatatgactatgaagaTCAATATTAAGATAATTTTTTGAAGTACAGAGGACTAACATTATAGTGTGATTATAAGTTATAAATTGCGTTAGTTTACATAAAACATGAGAAATGAGATAGTGGAGGAGTAAGTGGAAGAaggaattttgattttaaaagtgAGTAATGAGGTGGGTTGGTCTACTCGACTCGCTCATACTTTGAAGCGTTGTCATTCATCATTCTGTAATCCATCATCCTCGTCCGATATTCTACTTGTGCGCAATCTGTAGAGACGTATATTTCATTATTTGCGGATTTTACCATTTTAGGCTGAGTTAATTTACAGTCTTCTGCTTACGTAAAGATCTTGTAAATTTgatttagtttatatatatatatgggttaTTTTCAGATTTGGTCGAGTACTCGGATTATACTTAGTTTCGgttaatttgattaaatttgaaCATGTAGAGTAGCTTTCTATCCTATACAAATATtgtaaaaatgattaaaaatagatGTTTTAGAGATGTTTATTGATGTATTATCCTTGGATTCATCTCATTTGTCTTGTAAAATGgcttaatataaataatatttctaaaagactcatttattaattatagcaaaaagtttattttttatgagTTATAACCGCTATAAACCGAAAAGTACATTTATTATAACCATCTCACCGGAATTCACTTAGTGTGcctttcaatgattatttatcttTTCACTTAAGTATCATCAACCATAGCAACAGTTACCATCCTccatttaatttcaattaaattCTTCACCCTTCACCGTCTTACTCCATTTAAGTCTACTACTTTCTTAGTACAACATCAACGTCATCTTTTATCTTCTCATATTTAATCGTCATTGCTTCAAGGTAATTCTTTTCTCTcagttttgtttaatttatttgttgaacatttagtgtatattaaatCCTAAGTAATTATCACTAAGTACTACAAATAGTAGTGggacaaaatatattaaaaatacaaggtCCAAAAGGAATTCAAAGGatagaacaaaagaaaaattggaaAACCGAGTCAGCaggaaaagccgactcggctttcctCATAAAGGATACTGGAATGAACATTTTGTCTAGCAAGAAAAGTCGAGTCAACTTTCTTGTGGGTGGAACAAAAGCCGACTCAGCTTTTGTTCTTATCAAACTGTTGTGTCCTTACGTTATCTTTGAATTAAGTGCATTGGATTCTTTCTTTTATTCCACTTCATTTCTGATGTTACAAAGGCTTAATAGTGAGGAATAATACTCATGTATACCATAGTTATAATAGTATTGATTAATGGTCACTATGCTTGATCATCAATGGGTGATTGAATGTGCCATGACCCTTTGGTATTGTAACACCTCGTGACTTTAtggcattattattattattattattattattattattattattattattattattattattattataaatcttttgaaaattttataattatattaaattatattgaattagttttaatagattgcttttatatatgaatttaaatgatttatattaaatatagatCTACaagtactaaaaataaaaaggttcgaattaaaattataattatattaaaattagtgAGCAAACAAATGTAGGTTTTATTAGTTCGGCTTTGTTAGAAGATGTTAATATACGTGAAGGAACAAGAGTTTATTCCGGAACAAGTCAGTTTAAGAATGAGTCAGTTTAGGAACAGGTCACTCTCCCTAACAGAACGAGTATAAGTCAGTTTAGGAATacccactagtggaaaaaaccttatttgctgcggtttttggccataatatgctgcggttttggcttgcagcaatagtgatagcagcaaatggcctattttaaatgttgcggtttaaaaccgcagcagaaaaaagcttatttgctgcgggcatctTAAAAAACCATAGCATATAGTGTatcactatatgctgcggtttttaagaagcccgcaatAAATAATAgcctttttttttgcttttttttttcgtttaatactattaaataatccaataatgtacaatgtaataaacaatgattaatccaatgataatcaccaattaacaccaatcaccaataatcaaaaggtacattagaataccaacttaatcctaaaaatagaaaaaggataatacattatcaacaatcaatcaCCAAAGAAAATCCTCATTATACAGTTAAAAATGAAATGGGAAATACCTTTGGAGGGCTCCCTGATGTCAGCACTATAGTCTGTAACTTTCATGTAATCTCCTCTTTTCACACATTCTACATAATATTCTAGAAGTACAATCATAAGAGTTGAGAACTTGATCATTCACAAACATCACGTTCAatcttaaatctttataaacataaaaataatgacacaaaagcaacaaaccttttgaacttgattgaagctaaaagaattgttcattagctaaaagatatcttcttgtattttataagtaatgtatataaatctcatttcattCTGAAATTCTTTAAATCTCTTTAGTTTCTTAGTCGATTTTCGATAAGCAAAAGCTACTATCCTACTTCCAAATTTCTACTTCCACACAGATAATAAAGCAAAGCAGGTTTAATACCAGCAAAAATTATCATCACCAAATAAAGATTGATAATTAAATTtcatgattataatcttacaatgatgtcgtttacaagaacaactacccattgaaccattgataccacatacataagtaattattcacattcaaatatacaactacatatatacataagtaaattattcacattcaatctaccctaaaaatcctaataattaaaatttttcacattcaaatattcaagtacatacataagtaaattattcacattcaaatataaaataaataccttggtaatgagatatgataattttgtttctacaataagattatgtaacctacaatgaaaaacaaaatcaaaattagtataaaaaaagactaaatccttattaaaacataatgaagctattcttgaagaacttaaacaaagaatgaaaaatttataccttgaaaaagaacaagactagccttaatttcgtggcttttgaaggaaaagcaacaatggtgggttgaagaacttaaacaaagatggagaaggaaattcgtgcaatgggtggttattgaagcaacaaatttcaacaacacgggaacttgaagaacttaaacaaagtcgtggggtttggaagatgatgaacgaaatgaagagaaaacacagtagagtcgtatgatttgaaaaacttaaagaacttgaagagatttttcgtgggtttttgaagaaattttctgaaattgaagagcttgaagaagaagaagacagtcgttgtcgtgggtttttgaagaaagttatttgagggttttaagcaattgaacgtCAAAACACAGATCTTAAATTTTTTGGACTGACTATTTGCTGCAGGCTACCagatgcccgcagcatataagcacttatatgctgcgggctcaataaaaccgcaacatataatgcTTATATGTTGCGGGCATTTGGAAGCCCGCAACATttgtactatatatttttttttctttttttttttttgctatttaatgctacgtctaaggaaaaccgcagcaaatgaggttttttccactagtgacccTTATGAATATATGGCTAACAGATCTGCGTAAAACACAATAAggtataaaatgataaaaatcagtaatttaataatttatttatattaaaatgatatttttaaaacaagaagttaaaaagataaaaattgcTATAAATAGGCCACATTTTATTAATAGGAGAGTTTTACTGCACTAGAGAAAATGCATGTGACTTTTTTAATAgagatattttaattttagtttgctATTTTTTTAGGAGAAATTATCTCATGTTTTTAGTAgttattttatctaatttttttataagaaaaaaaaatgtaacagacctttttttcttaatcttaaatatgttgacaaattcaataattatttcgttttatttttaatgtcgttccgaattttattccaatcgttcttaagttcttgattttttttatacaatttttttcttttaaaataaaatattaggtttatattataagttttttttaatttatttttggtaatttcaattttttttttctctccttcggttgaataattatattgtattttaaatattaagtctagctaaattaccta harbors:
- the LOC130801609 gene encoding adenine nucleotide transporter BT1, chloroplastic/mitochondrial-like, with product MGWDRIQISNGKEKGFLTNCNLGLQWSIPEESYQSLQPTGGLFASIGQMGGVGFGSGVSPNPTNSKDNDGGFKLPYMDLYVKYVSCPEGSKIFGLPETVEEEKTKKKKGKFKLKIKVANPSLRRLVSGAIAGAVSRTAVAPLETIRTHLMVGSSGHSTTEVFQDIMKTDGWTGLFRGNLINVIRVAPSKAVELLAYDTVNKFLSSKPGEQSKVPVPASLIAGACAGVSSTILTYPLELVKTRLTIQRDVYNGIVDAFVKIIREEGASELYRGLAPSLIGVIPYAATNYCAYDTLRKAYRKLFKQERIGNIETLLIGSLAGAISSTATFPLEVARKHMQVGAVSGRQVYKNVLHALASILEQEGVQGLYRGLGPSCVKLVPAAGISFMCYEACKRILVENEDEA